Proteins from a genomic interval of Oxyura jamaicensis isolate SHBP4307 breed ruddy duck chromosome 10, BPBGC_Ojam_1.0, whole genome shotgun sequence:
- the MAN2C1 gene encoding alpha-mannosidase 2C1 isoform X4 encodes MRSGGAAPGMAAGAMLKHRRTALERVEKFVSAAYFTDCNLRGRLYGASCPPAALSCFQSPLRVPYSEAVRQPFGPAAVGDSFGPTWETCWFKVELSIPPAWAGREVHFVWESDGEGMVWRDAQPVQGLTKEGEKTSYILTSCLKESEPHSVTLYVELACNGLFGAGKGTMIAPPDPDRRFTVSKAELVVFNRDVYELLVDLEILLDMAQLLGEENQRSFQALYAANQMVNVCDVTDPATFPAARDLAAAIFSQGNGESQHTIHAMGHCHIDSAWLWPYEETIRKCARSWVTVIRLMESNPEFTFVCSQAQQFEWVRSWYPGLYAQIQDYVAKGRFIPVGGTWVEMILPGQGDSGWEWGCPQEPSPRAWLGSRDVLCPQDGNLPSGEAMVRQFLQGQRFFREQFGRICSEFWLPDTFGYSAQLPQLMRGCGIGRFLTQKLSWNLVNAFPHHTFFWEGIDGSRVLTHFPPGDSYGMLGRVEEMLKTVKNNKDKGRVNHSAVLFGFGDGGGGPTQKMLDRMKRMRDTDGLPRVQMSTPDRLFSVLEKESSQLCTWVGELFLELHNGTYTTQAQIKKGNRECEQILHDVEVLSALALVQNSSFQYPASQLQRLWRLLLLNQFHDVLPGSCIQLVVEDALQYYAEIRRAGARLQEEAVQSLCGDLLQPQPGHAEGTLVLNTLPWERTEVISRTGPAGAEVLALVTAPSMGYTIVREPLPPPQPVTVVKQEDGSITMENGVIAVCLDAMGRLTSLRLAHSEREAVADGCRANQFALFDDVPLYWDAWDVMDYHLETRKPVTTLLKPLEITLAGGLRGSASFSLRVGKSSTLTQEIVLDATCPYIRFLTQVEWNESHKFLKVEFPVQVRSTNATYEIQFGHVQRPTHWNTSWDWARFEVWAHKWMDLSEHGFGVAVLNDSKYGASARGNVLSLSL; translated from the exons atgcgcagtggcggCGCGGCCCCCGGCATGGCGGCGGGCGCCATGTTGAAGCACCGGCGGACGGCGCTGGAGCGCGTCGAGAAGTTCGTGTCCGCCGCCTACTTCACCGACTGCAACCTGCGGGGCAG GCTGTACGGGGCCAGCTGCCCGCCCGCGGCGCTCTCCTGCTTCCAGAGCCCGCTGCGCGTCCCCTACAGCGAGGCTGTCCGGCAGCCGTTCGGGCCCGCGGCCGTCGGGGACTCCTTCGGGCCCAC gtgggagacgtgctggttTAAGGTGGAGCTGAGCATCCCCCCGGCGTGGGCAGGGCGGGAAGTGCACTTTGTTTGGGAGAGCGATGGGGAAGGCATGGTGTGGCGAGATGCCCAGCCTGTACAG GGGTTGACTAAGGAAGGTGAGAAGACCAGCTACATCCTGACAAGCTGCCTGAAGGAGTCGGAGCCCCACAG CGTGACGCTGTATGTGGAGCTGGCCTGCAACGGTCTCTTCGGGGCTGGCAAGGGCACCATGATTGCCCCCCCGGACCCCGACAGGAGGTTCACCGTGAGCAAGGCTGAGCTCGTCGTCTTCAACAGGGATGTCTATGAACTGCTGGTGGATCTGGAAATACTGCTGGACATGGCCCAG CTCCTTGGGGAGGAAAACCAGCGGAGCTTCCAGGCGCTGTACGCTGCCAACCAGATGGTCAACGTGTGCGACGTTACCGACCCGGCCACCTTCCCCGCTGCCCGCGACCTGGCGGCGGCCATCTTCAGCCAGGGGAACGGCGAGAGCCAGCACACCATCCACGCCATGGGGCACTGCCACATCGACTCCG cctggctgtggcCATACGAGGAGACCATCCGCAAATGTGCTCGGAGCTGGGTCACGGTTATCCGCCTGATGGAGAGCAACCCCGAGTTCACCTTTGTCTGCTCCCAG GCGCAGCAGTTCGAGTGGGTGCGGAGCTGGTACCCGGGGCTCTACGCCCAGATTCAGGACTACGTGGCAAAGGGACGCTTCATTCCTGTCGGCGGCACCTGGGTGGAAATG ATCCTCCCTGGGCAGGGTGACAGCGGGTGGGAATGGGGATGCCCCCAAGAGCCCTCTCCCCGTGCCTGGCTCGGTTCACGTGATGTGCTTTGCCCCCAGGACGGGAACCTGCCCAGCGGGGAGGCCATGGTGCGGCAGTTCCTCCAGGGCCAGCGGTTCTTCCGGGAGCAGTTTGGCCGGATCTGCTCGGAG tTCTGGCTCCCGGACACGTTTGGGTACTCggcccagctgccccagctgaTGCGTGGCTGTGGGATCGGGCGGTTCCTCACGCAGAAGCTCAGCTGGAACCTGGTGAACGCCTTCCCG CATCACACCTTTTTCTGGGAAGGCATCGATGGTTCCCGAGTCCTGACCCATTTCCCCCCTGGTGACTCCTATGGGATGCTTGGGCGAGTGGAGGAG ATGCTGAAAACAGTGAAGAACAACAAGGACAAAGGACGTGTGAACCACAGCGCTGTGCTCTTTGGCTTTGGAGACGGAGGAGGGGGCCCCACGCAGAAGATGCTGGACAGGATGAAGAGGATGCGTGACACAGATGGGCTGCCGCG GGTTCAGATGTCCACTCCCGACCGGCTTTTCTCTGTCCTGGAGAAGGAGTCGTCGCAGCTGTGCACGTGGGTGGGAGAGCTCTTCCTCGAGCTGCACAACGGCACGTACACCACCCAGGCGCAG ATAAAGAAGGGGAATCGGGAGTGCGAGCAAATACTCCACGACGTGGAAGTTCTCAGCGCCTTGGCTCTGGTGCAGAACAGCTCGTTCCAGTATCctgccagccagctgcagcGGCTCTGGAG gtTACTGCTGCTCAACCAGTTCCACGAtgtgctgccaggcagctgtATCCAGCTCGTGGTTGAGGATGCCCTGCAATACTACGCAG agaTCCGCAGGGCTGGTGCtcggctgcaggaggaggctgtgcAGTCCTTATGTGgggacctgctgcagccccagcccgggcaTGCCGAGGGCACCCTCGTGCTGAACACTTTGCCCTGGGAACGGACCGAGGTGATCTCCAGGACTGGGCCAGCCGGAGCAGAGGTTTTAG ctCTGGTGACAGCCCCCAGCATGGGCTACACGATAGTGAGGGAGCCGTTGCCACCCCCGCAGCCTGTGACAGTGGTGAAGCAg GAGGATGGCTCCATTACCATGGAGAACGGGGTGATTGCAGTCTGCCTGGATGCGATGGGCCGCCTGACTTCTCTTCGTCTGGCACACTCTGAGAG GGAGGCAGTTGCAGATGGCTGCCGTGCCAACCAGTTTGCTCTCTTTGATGATGTTCCCCTGTACTGGGATGCCTGGGATGTGATGGATTACCACCTGGAAACCAG GAAGCCAGTGACAACGCTGCTGAAGCCTCTGGAAATCACCCTGGCAGGGGGCCTGCGGGGAAGTGCCAGCTTCTCTCTGCGGGTTGGGAAAAGCAGCACCTTAACCCAGGAGATCGTCCTGGATGCCACATGCCCGTACATCCGCTTCCTGACCCAG GTCGAGTGGAACGAATCCCACAAGTTCCTGAAGGTGGAGTTCCCTGTGCAGGTCCGGAGCACAAACGCCACCTATGAGATCCAGTTTGGGCACGTGCAGCGGCCAACGCACTGGAACACGTCGTGGGACTGGGCCCGATTCGAG GTGTGGGCTCACAAGTGGATGGATCTCTCCGAGCACGGCTTTGGGGTGGCAGTGCTGAATGACAGCAAGTACGGCGCGTCGGCACGCGGGAACGTCCTCAGCCTCTCGCTGTGA